The following proteins come from a genomic window of Venturia canescens isolate UGA chromosome 4, ASM1945775v1, whole genome shotgun sequence:
- the LOC122408911 gene encoding transcriptional regulatory protein AlgP-like, with protein MSGINKDEKVRTDTGLPTTQTSGDREGVAKGKGGLVAGAGAAALVVGSDAVAGQGSLMGPPASPGAKRKAPPLSDSAGSTSAAETATSERPGPASWKKVASKRRAGKRAVYEGRSGVVSDGAVSDWSGDMELSDDAGSRSAKSLAIATGSKSVATGSGVTSGAKPPEARKAKWKAAPKKRAPEGASATGRPARPAQRPGAAAAPARPRRCPWRVGRHVPPLPGGARPGKGRGCRGAGPPQSPASWRAERRKWLTSPLSR; from the coding sequence ATGTCCGGAATCAATAAAGACGAAAAGGTGCGCACGGACACTGGGTTGCCCACGACCCAAACATCGGGAGATAGAGAGGGAGTTGCGAAGGGGAAAGGAGGGCTTGTCGCCGGCGCCGGCGCAGCCGCTTTGGTGGTGGGAAGTGATGCGGTGGCCGGCCAGGGTTCCCTTATGGGCCCGCCGGCTTCACCAGGGGCGAAGAGGAAAGCGCCGCCACTGTCCGACTCGGCTGGATCCACGTCGGCGGCAGAGACTGCCACGAGCGAGCGGCCGGGTCCGGCCTCGTGGAAGAAAGTGGCCTCGAAGAGGCGGGCCGGAAAAAGGGCGGTCTATGAAGGCCGCAGCGGTGTGGTGTCGGACGGGGCGGTGTCCGACTGGTCCGGCGACATGGAGCTAAGCGACGATGCGGGCTCTCGGTCGGCGAAATCGCTCGCCATCGCCACCGGATCGAAGAGCGTCGCCACGGGCTCCGGGGTAACGTCGGGGGCGAAGCCACCCGAGGCCAGGAAGGCGAAGTGGAAGGCGGCTCCGAAGAAAAGGGCGCCGGAGGGAGCCTCTGCGACTGGGCGTCCCGCGCGTCCCGCGCAGCGGCCGGGTGCCGCTGCAGCACCGGCACGGCCTAGGCGCTGCCCATGGCGCGTTGGACGGCACGTGCCCCCTCTACCAGGAGGAGCTCGCCCAGGAAAGGGCCGCGGTTGCCGAGGAGCGGGACCGCCCCAGAGCCCCGCCAGCTGGCGAGCCGAACGCCGGAAATGGCTAACCAGCCCCCTGAGCCGATGA